Proteins encoded within one genomic window of Triticum aestivum cultivar Chinese Spring chromosome 2D, IWGSC CS RefSeq v2.1, whole genome shotgun sequence:
- the LOC123048919 gene encoding peroxidase 2 — MAKLALLAVLVVLGSVACQASGYGYSYPNTPIIPPPPPATPPPSPSPPPPATPPPSPTPGPTPGYPSPTPTTPPPVSSPTSPTSPPPATLPPSPAPTPGYPTPTPTTPAPPPASTPAPPPPATGLKVGYYDDKCPDAEKIVLDAVRNATAGIKAGLIRLFFHDCFVQGCDASVLLNKVAGKPDPEMLGIPNLSLRGFEVIDAAKKKIEEKCPGVVSCADIVAFAGRDASKILSGNKINFSMPAGRYDGSVSLKDETLPNLPPPFANLNTLTQMFAKKGLSQTDMVALSGAHSIGRSQCSSFRDRLQPPANDNSTTSMDTTYAGKLTQDCPAGSDPTVPQDYKTPDVLDSQYYRNVKDRKVLFTSDAALMTSPKTKELVEKYTWWLIGDFLWYRHFEDAMVKMGNIEVKSSTNGQIRKKCGFVNEPYTG; from the exons ATGGCCAAGCTTGCCCTTCTCGCCGTGCTGGTCGTGCTCGGTTCCGTGGCCTGCCAAGCATCCGGCTACGGCTACAGCTATCCCAACACTCCCATCATACCACCGCCCCCACCGGCTACTCCTCCGCCCAGCCCTTCCCCACCTCCACCGGCTACTCCTCCGCCCAGCCCTACCCCTGGCCCTACACCGGGCTATCCTAGCCCAACTCCCACCACGCCCCCACCGGTTTCTTCTCCGACGAGCCCTACTTCACCTCCACCGGCTACACTCCCACCGAGCCCTGCTCCTACCCCGGGGTATCCCACCCCCACTCCCACCACGCCGGCGCCCCCACCGGCTTCCACCCCTGCCCCGCCTCCACCTGCCACTGGGCTCAAGGTCGGCTACTACGACGACAAGTGCCCTGACGCCGAGAAGATCGTGCTGGACGCCGTGCGCAACGCCACCGCCGGCATCAAGGCCGGGCTCATCCGCCTCTTCTTCCACGACTGCTTTGTCCAG GGTTGCGATGCCTCTGTCCTGCTGAACAAGGTCGCTGGCAAGCCGGATCCGGAGATGCTCGGTATCCCAAACTTGAGCCTGCGTGGCTTCGAAGTGATAGACGCGGCCAAGAAGAAGATCGAGGAAAAATGTCCGGGtgtcgtctcctgcgccgacatcgTCGCCTTCGCAGGCCGTGACGCCAGCAAGATACTCAGCGGCAACAAAATAAACTTCAGCATGCCAGCCGGCCGCTACGACGGGTCCGTGTCCCTCAAAGATGAGACCCTGCCCAACCTGCCACCACCCTTCGCCAACCTCAATACCCTCACACAAATGTTCGCCAAGAAGGGACTCAGCCAAACCGACATGGTTGCGCTTTCCGGCGCGCACAGCATCGGCCGCTCGCAGTGCTCCTCCTTCCGTGACCGTCTCCAGCCGCCGGCCAACGACAACTCCACCACGTCGATGGACACCACGTACGCTGGGAAGCTGACCCAGGACTGTCCCGCCGGCAGTGATCCCACGGTGCCGCAGGACTACAAGACCCCCGACGTGCTGGACAGCCAGTACTACAGGAACGTGAAGGATCGCAAAGTGCTCTTCACCTCCGACGCAGCGCTCATGACGTCACCAAAGACCAAGGAATTGGTGGAGAAGTACACTTGGTGGTTGATCGGAGATTTCTTGTGGTACAGACATTTCGAGGATGCCATGGTGAAGATGGGCAATATCGAGGTGAAGAGCAGCACCAACGGCCAGATCAGGAAGAAGTGCGGGTTCGTCAACGAGCCCTACACCGGTTGA